CCGTCGCCGCCGCGCTCCCGGGGGCGATCGGCGTCGAGCTGGACGTACGGGACGAGTCGTCGGTGGCCAGCGCGGTCGACGAGGCGTGGTCGCGGCTCGGCGGCATCGACATGCTGGTGAACAACGCCGGGATCGGCATGCGAACGGTCAACCCGCACTTCATGACCCACCCGCAGGGCTTCTGGGAGGTGCCGGTCGACGGCTTCCGCGCGGTGATCGCGACGAACCTGACCGGCTACTTCCTGGTCGCTCGTGAGGTCACGCCGCGGATGTTGGCCGCCGGCGGGGGCCGCATCGTCAACATCGCGGTGAGCACGTCGACCATGCACCGCGCCGGGTTCGTCCCCTACGGTCCGTGCCGGCAGTGCGGCGCTGTCCCGGATCATGGCCGCCGACCTGCGGGACAGCGGCGTCACCGTCAACCTGCTGCTCCCCGGGGGCCCGACCGTCACGGGGATGCTGCCCCTCGACGCCGCGCCCCGCGAGGGCCAGCGGTTCCTCGATCCGGCGGTGATGGGTCCGCCCATCGTCTGGCTGGCGTCCGACGACGCGGCCGGAGTGCACGACGAGCGCATCGTCGCCGCCGAGTTCGCGCGCTGGCTGCGCGACCGCCGACCGGGCGAGCGCGATCAGGCCGGCGAGCCCCCGTCGTCGCGGGCGCGCGTGGCGCGGCACGGAAAAGCGGGTGACCGGAAGGAGGAGGCCTGCTAGATCCTTGGTCGCCAGATTCTCGACGTTTGTGTCAAGTTTTTGAGCGGGCGTAGCGTTGTGTTGCCCGCTCCACATTTTGCAGACATGGGTTCTGACCAGCCACTTGGGTGGCACAGCCGGTCGCCGCGGCGACCGGACATCGGCGCAGCGGGTGGCGGCGGCCGGCCAAGATCGGGCCGCGGGTCCCTGCGTGAGCTTGGCCCGAGGTAGGGCCACAGGCTGTTTGTCCAGCTCAACTGGCCTGCTCGGCGGTCCGAGGCGGAGCCTCTCTGGTGCTGTGTCCACTAACGTTCGCCGGGTTGGCCGCCTGAGGGAAATTGTCGTACCGGTGGTGTTGGTTTCGGTTGTGCCTCGTCGTCGAAATCCTGCCGCGCCGCGGGTGGTGCACCGCACCGCGCGTGTTGCTTTGCGAGTGACGGCCGGGCAGCGGCGGCGGTGTTTCGGGTTGCTCCGTTCGGCTGGTGACGTGCGGGCGTGTGTGTTGGAGATCAATGCGTGGCGGCGGCGTCGCGGTGCTGTGCCGCTGGTGGGCTATCAGGAGTGGTGTCGGGAGTTGGCGTCGTCCGGTCCTGGCACGTTCGGCGAGTTGGATTCGACGGGGGCCCGGTCGGTGTTGCGCCGCTTCTCGGATGCCTGGTTTGCTGCGGCGAAGCGCCGCAAGGATGGTGACGTGTCGGCGCGGTTCCCGCGCCGCCGGCGTGCGCTGATGCCGGTGCGCTGGTACCACGGCACATTCACCCTCGACGGGCGTCGGGTGCGCATCCCGACCGCACGCGGCACGGCGCCGTTGTGGGTGCGGTTGGCGCGGGAGGTGCCGTATCCGGTCGAGCAGGTCCGGTCGGTCACCCTGCTGTGCGAGGGCGGCCGGCTGTTCCTGGACGTCACCGCCGAAGTCCCGGTCGCGACCTACCCGCCCGGCGAGGCACCCGATCCGGGCCGGATAGCCGGGGTGGATCTGGGCATCATCCACCCCTACGCGGTAGCCAGCCCGGACGGTGAAGGCCTGTTGGTGTCGGGGCGGGCGATCCGCGCCGAACACCGCATGCACCTGGCCGACACCAAGGCCCGCCACCGCGCGGTGGCCGGGCGGGTGCCGAAGCCGGGGCAGAAGGGGTCACGGCGGTGGCGTAAGTATCGCCGCCGGGCCCGGCTGGTGGAAGGCCGGCACCGGCGCCGGGTCCGGCAGGCCCAGCATGAAGCCGCCGCCACGGTCGTCTCCTGGGCGGTACGCGAGCGGGTCGGGGTGCTGCACGTCGGTGACCCGCGCGGGGTCCTCGATATCGACGCGGGGCGGCGGCACAACCTGCGGCTACGGCAGTGGCAGATCGGCCGACTCCTGCAAGTCCTCACCGACAAGGCCACCCTGGCCGGCATCACCGTCCACCCCGTGAACGAGCGTGGCACGTCCTCCACCTGCCCCGCCTGCCAGCGGCGGGTGCCGAAACCGCGCGGGCGGACCCTGTCCTGCCCGCACTGCCAGTTCACTGGGCACCGCGACCTCGTCGCGGCCGCCATCATCGCCACCCGCACCCCGGGCGGCGGACCCACCACCCCGACAGCCGTCGTGCTGCCGCAGGTGGTCACGCACCGTCGAGCCGGACGACACCTCCCCGGTGCCGGCCAGTCCCGACGTGACCCCCGCCGCCCACACCAGGCGGCGAGAGGATCAGTTGGCCCGCGGAGGCCCGCCCCACCAGCATCTGGTGGGGAGTCGCTCGCCCCAACGGCGAGGATCCACAACAACCACCAGAAAACCCGGTGAACGTTCGTGGACACCGCACTAGCTTGCGCAGCATGCAACCGCTCGACGAGAAGGACATCCGGGGATCCTTCGTCAACTGCAGCAAGGGCGAGGCCAGCCGGATCCGGCTGCCCGCGGGCTTCGCCGAGGGCGGGATCCCGTGGCCGGATCTGGACTTCCTCGGCTGGACCGACCCGGGCGCCCCGCTGCGGGCGCTGCTGGTCGCGCCCGGCGAGGACGGGCCCATCGGCCTGGTGCTGCGGCGACCCGAGACGTACAAGTCGAGCACGATGCGGTCGAGCATGTGCCGGATCTGCCTGACCGATCACACCGCGTCGGGAGTGACGCTCTTCGTCGCGCCCCTGGCCGGGGCTGCCGGGCGGAAGGGAAACACCATCGGCGAGTACATCTGCGCCGACCTGGCCTGCTCGCTCTACCTGCGGGGCAAGCGGCAGCCGAAGATGCGGCTGGTCCGCCGGGAGGAGACCCTGGCGCTGCCGGAGCGGATCGACCGCGCGATGGCCAACCTGGCCGGCTTCACCAACCGCGTCGTGGCGGGCTGACCCGGTGGGCGCCGGCCCCGGGGAGGCCGGGCCGGCGCCCACCGGCTCTGTTCAGTTGTCCAGCCAGCGGTGGATGCAGCTGAGCAGGTCCTCCGCGTCGACCGGCTTGGTGACGTAGTCGCTCGCGCCGGAGGAGATGCTCTTCTCCCGGTCACCGCGCATCGCCTTGGCGGTGACCGCGATGATCGGCAGGTCGGCGTAGCGGGGCATGGCGCGGATGGCGGCCGTGGCGGCGTACCCGTCCATCTCCGGCATCATCACGTCCATCAGCACCAGGTCGATGTCGTCGTGGCGCATCAGGGTCTCGACGCCCTTGCGGCCGTTCTCCGCGTAGACCACGTCGAGGCCGTGCAGTTCCAGGATGTTGGTCAGGGCGAAGACGTTACGGGCGTCGTCGTCCACCACGAGCACCTTGCGGCCGGCCAGGGCCGGGGGAACCGGATCGCTGACCGGCGAAGCGTGGTTGTCCGGCGCCCGCAGGGGCATCACCCGCTCCGAGATGCCCGCGTTCAGGTGCAGCACGATCCGTTCCCGCAGCTCGTCCAGGCTGCCGATGATCTCCAGCGGCCGGTCGGCGGCCATGCCCTGCAGCAGGGTCTCCGGCCCGGCCGCGAGGGGCTGCCCGTGGTACGCCAGGACCGGCAGGCCACGCAGGTCGGCCTGCTCGTGCAGCGCCTTGAGCAGGGCGGTGCCGGCCTCGTCGGCCGGGTCGAGCTGGACCACGAGCAGGTCGTGCGGGTGTCCGGCGAGGGTCTCGATCGCCGACTCGGCGTCCACCGCGGTGGTCACCTGGACGGCCACCCCGCTCTCCGCGGTCGCCCCGCGGGTGAGCAGGGTGAGCAGGCCCTTGTCGCGCGGTTCGAGCACGAGCACCCGGCGTTGCAGCTGCTTGACCCAGCGCTCGGCGTCCGCCTCGGCCGGCGTGGCCGGGATCGCGACGGCCTCCACCGGCGGCGGGACGTTGGCGGTGGCCGGCAGGTAGAGGGTGAAGGTGCTGCCTTGGCCGAGAACGCTGCGCGCGGTGATCTGCCCGCCGAGCAGCTGGGCGATCTCCCGGCTGATGGACAGGCCCAGGCCGGTGCCGCCGTACCGCCGGCTGGTGGTGCCGTCGGCCTGCTGGAACGCGTCGAAGATGGCGGTCAGGTGCTGCTCGGCGATGCCGATGCCGGTGTCGATGACCCGGAACGCGATGACCGTCTCCGCGGCCGGCAGCTCGCTGGGCAGCTCGTCCGGGCGGGCCCGCTCGATCCGGAGCTGCACCCGGCCCTTCTCGGTGAACTTGACCGCGTTGGAGACCAGGTTGCGCAGCACCTGCCGGAGCCGCTGCTCGTCGGTGTGCAGCTGGATGGGCACGTCCGGGCTGGTGACGATGTCCAGCTCCAGCCCGCGGGGGGTGGTGAGCGGGCGGAAGGTGGCGTCGACGTAGTCGCGCAGCGCGGACAGGTCGAAGGTCTCCGGGTTGATGTCCATCTTGCCCGCCTCGACCTTGGACAGGTCGAGGATGTCGTTGATGAGCTGGAGCAGGTCGGCGCCGGCGGAGTGGATGACGGTGGCGTACTCGACCTGCTTCGGGGTGAGGTTGCGGCCGGGGTTCTGCGCCAGCAGCTGGGCCAGGATGAGCAGCGAGTTCAGCGGGGTACGCAGCTCGTGGCTCATGTTGGCGAGGAACTCGGACTTGTACTTCGAGGCGAGCGCCAGCTGCTGGGCGCGCGTCTCCAACTCCTGGCGGGCGTGCTCGATCTCGGAGTTCTTCGTCTCGATGTCGTGGTTCTGCCGGGCCAGCAGGGCCGCCTTCTCCTCCAGCTCGGCGTTGGAGCTCTGGAGCTCCTCCGAGCGGGCCTGGAGTTCCTCCGAGCGGGTCCGCAGCTCCGCGGCGAGGCGCTGCGACTCGGTGAGCAGGACATCGGTGCGGGCATTGGCCACGATGGTGTTGACGTTGACGCCGATGGTCTCGGTGAGCTGTTCGAGGAAGTCCCGCTGGGTCGCGGTGAACCGGCCCATGCCGGCCAGTTCGATGACCCCGAGGACCTGGTCCTCGAAGAGGATGGGCAACACGACCAGGTGCAGCGGCGCCGCGGCGCCGAGGCTGGACGAGACGGTGACGTAGTCCGCCGGCACGGCGTCCACCACGATGGCCCGCTTGCTCAGCGCGGCCTGGCCGACCAGGGAGTCACCGAGGGCGTAGGTGCGCCGGGCGGCGTCGTGGCCGTAGCCGCCGACGACCCGCAGCCCGCGGCCTCCGGCGGTGTCGTCCATCAGCAGGAAGGTGCCGAGCTGCGCGGAGACCAGCGGGGCCAGCTCGTTCATCACCAGGCCGGCGACCACCTCCAGGTCCCGGTGGCCCTGCATGAGGCCGGAGATGCGGGCCAGGTTGGTCTTGAGCCAGTCCTGTTCCTGGTTGGTCCGGGTGGTCTCGCGCAGCGACTCCACCATCGAGTTGATGTTGTCCTTCAGCTCGGCGACCTCGCCGGAGGCGTCGACGGTGATCGAGCGGGTCAGGTCGCCGGTGGCGACCGCGCTGGTCACCTCGGCGATGGCGCGTACCTGCCGGGTGAGGTTTCCGGCCAGCTCGTTGACGTTCTCGGTGAGCCGCTTCCAGGTACCGGAGACGCCCTCGACCTCGGCCTGGCCGCCGAGCCGGCCCTCGCTGCCCACTTCCCGGGCGACCCGGGTGACCTCGGCGGCGAAGCTGGAGAGCTGGTCGACCATGGTGTTGATGGTGGTCTTCAGCTCCAGGATCTCGCCGCGGGCGTCGACGTCGATCTTCTTGGTCAGGTCGCCCTGCGCCACGGCGGTGGTGACCTGGGCGATGTTGCGCACCTGGCCGGTGAGGTTGTTCGCCATGGAGTTGACGTTGTCGGTCAGGTCCTTCCAGGTGCCGGCCACGTTGGGCACCCGGGCCTGCCCGCCGAGGCGGCCCTCGGTGCCCACCTCGCGGGCCACCCGGGTCACCTCGTCGGCGAACGCGCCGAGCGTGTCGACCATCGTGTTGATGGTCTGCGCCAGCACGGCGACCTCGCCCTTGGCCTCGACGGTGATCTGCCGGCTCAGGTCGCCCTGGGCGACGGCGGTGGCCACGAGGGCGATGGACCGCACCTGGTTGGTGAGGTTGTTCGCCATCTCGTTGACGTTGTCCGTCAGGTCCTTCCAGGTGCCACCCACGTTCGACACCCGGGCCTGCCCACCGAGGCGACCCTCGGTGCCCACCTCGCGGGCCACCCGGGTGACCTCGTCCGCGAACGCCGAGAGCTGGTCGACCATCGTGTTGATGGTCTCCTTCAGGGCGAGGATCTCGCCGCGGGCGTCTACCCGGATCTTCTGCGTCAGGTCGCCCTTGGCGACGGCGGTGGTGACCTCGGCGATGCTGCGGACCTGAGCGGTCAGGTTGTCCGCCATGACGTTGACCGATTCGGTCAGCGCCTTCCAGGTGCCGGAGACGCCCTTGACGTCGGCCTGGCCGCCGAGGCGGCCCTCGGTGCCGACCTCCCGGGCCACCC
This sequence is a window from Micromonospora sp. NBRC 110009. Protein-coding genes within it:
- a CDS encoding Rossmann-fold NAD(P)-binding domain-containing protein — translated: MAADLRDSGVTVNLLLPGGPTVTGMLPLDAAPREGQRFLDPAVMGPPIVWLASDDAAGVHDERIVAAEFARWLRDRRPGERDQAGEPPSSRARVARHGKAGDRKEEAC
- a CDS encoding RNA-guided endonuclease InsQ/TnpB family protein, producing the protein MLRRFSDAWFAAAKRRKDGDVSARFPRRRRALMPVRWYHGTFTLDGRRVRIPTARGTAPLWVRLAREVPYPVEQVRSVTLLCEGGRLFLDVTAEVPVATYPPGEAPDPGRIAGVDLGIIHPYAVASPDGEGLLVSGRAIRAEHRMHLADTKARHRAVAGRVPKPGQKGSRRWRKYRRRARLVEGRHRRRVRQAQHEAAATVVSWAVRERVGVLHVGDPRGVLDIDAGRRHNLRLRQWQIGRLLQVLTDKATLAGITVHPVNERGTSSTCPACQRRVPKPRGRTLSCPHCQFTGHRDLVAAAIIATRTPGGGPTTPTAVVLPQVVTHRRAGRHLPGAGQSRRDPRRPHQAARGSVGPRRPAPPASGGESLAPTARIHNNHQKTR
- a CDS encoding FBP domain-containing protein, with the translated sequence MQPLDEKDIRGSFVNCSKGEASRIRLPAGFAEGGIPWPDLDFLGWTDPGAPLRALLVAPGEDGPIGLVLRRPETYKSSTMRSSMCRICLTDHTASGVTLFVAPLAGAAGRKGNTIGEYICADLACSLYLRGKRQPKMRLVRREETLALPERIDRAMANLAGFTNRVVAG
- a CDS encoding HAMP domain-containing protein, producing MTDPGLRQLLAGLTAVRDGDFGTRLPADADGLLGEIATVFNGMVDQLSLFTSEVTRVAREVGTEGQLGGQADVPGVSGTWKDLTDSVNAMAGNLTDQVRDIAEVATAVARGDLSQKITVDVRGEIRELKNTINTMVDQLSSFADEVTRVAREVGSEGRLGGQAEVPGVAGTWRDLTDSVNFMAGNLTSQVRNIAQVTTAVARGDLSQKITVDARGEILELKNTINTMVDQLSSFADEVTRVAREVGTDGRLGGQAQVSGVAGTWRDLTDSVNSMAVNLTDQVRSIAQVATAVARGDLSQKITVTAHGEILELKNTINTMVDQLSSFADEVTRVAREVGTEGRLGGQADVKGVSGTWKALTESVNVMADNLTAQVRSIAEVTTAVAKGDLTQKIRVDARGEILALKETINTMVDQLSAFADEVTRVAREVGTEGRLGGQARVSNVGGTWKDLTDNVNEMANNLTNQVRSIALVATAVAQGDLSRQITVEAKGEVAVLAQTINTMVDTLGAFADEVTRVAREVGTEGRLGGQARVPNVAGTWKDLTDNVNSMANNLTGQVRNIAQVTTAVAQGDLTKKIDVDARGEILELKTTINTMVDQLSSFAAEVTRVAREVGSEGRLGGQAEVEGVSGTWKRLTENVNELAGNLTRQVRAIAEVTSAVATGDLTRSITVDASGEVAELKDNINSMVESLRETTRTNQEQDWLKTNLARISGLMQGHRDLEVVAGLVMNELAPLVSAQLGTFLLMDDTAGGRGLRVVGGYGHDAARRTYALGDSLVGQAALSKRAIVVDAVPADYVTVSSSLGAAAPLHLVVLPILFEDQVLGVIELAGMGRFTATQRDFLEQLTETIGVNVNTIVANARTDVLLTESQRLAAELRTRSEELQARSEELQSSNAELEEKAALLARQNHDIETKNSEIEHARQELETRAQQLALASKYKSEFLANMSHELRTPLNSLLILAQLLAQNPGRNLTPKQVEYATVIHSAGADLLQLINDILDLSKVEAGKMDINPETFDLSALRDYVDATFRPLTTPRGLELDIVTSPDVPIQLHTDEQRLRQVLRNLVSNAVKFTEKGRVQLRIERARPDELPSELPAAETVIAFRVIDTGIGIAEQHLTAIFDAFQQADGTTSRRYGGTGLGLSISREIAQLLGGQITARSVLGQGSTFTLYLPATANVPPPVEAVAIPATPAEADAERWVKQLQRRVLVLEPRDKGLLTLLTRGATAESGVAVQVTTAVDAESAIETLAGHPHDLLVVQLDPADEAGTALLKALHEQADLRGLPVLAYHGQPLAAGPETLLQGMAADRPLEIIGSLDELRERIVLHLNAGISERVMPLRAPDNHASPVSDPVPPALAGRKVLVVDDDARNVFALTNILELHGLDVVYAENGRKGVETLMRHDDIDLVLMDVMMPEMDGYAATAAIRAMPRYADLPIIAVTAKAMRGDREKSISSGASDYVTKPVDAEDLLSCIHRWLDN